The Medicago truncatula cultivar Jemalong A17 chromosome 7, MtrunA17r5.0-ANR, whole genome shotgun sequence genome includes the window ttatgattGATGTTGCTACGAGCAACTAAACTTATTTATTATGGTTCCAAGATGAACCTCTTCTTGTTTGTTGAATCTTATTAATAAAGTTTTTCacttagtttatgttttcaattggttaatctgaatgataatcttgAAGAATGATATGTAGATTAAAAGTAGGCACTGACAActcaaaattatatttgttcTTTAACTGTTCTGATCACTTGTTTCTTAAATTGGTTAATgaaattcaagtttgaaatcttaCATTGGGTAGGGCAACTCAACCCTGCAATTTTATTCAATTCTATTTTACTTTCAACCTTTGAAATAAGTCTTATTAATTATTAAGTTGAATGAGGAGAACGAAAAACTTACTACTTTTTTACTTGTTACGATTTGATGCAGTTGCTAATTTCGTCTATAGCACTAATGATCAATTTACATTTTAGATGGGAATTAAACTCTGTCATTTAAAATAACGTGTCATGGTAGAGGATAAAATCAATATGTAAtcctaatattttaaatttgttcttGTAGATGTCAACTGAGATGTGATGTGTTTGATGGAGCAAGTTCCCGAATGGTTGAAGTGTGAAATCACCAGTATGATGCCTCCCATAGTTGAGGTCGGggaaaataatttcatttggTAGTTCACTTCTAATGGAGAATTTTAACTACATttttttagaactaaaaaagttttttttttgaaagataactaaaaaagctttttttttttgaaggagaaaacTTAAAAAGTTGATTAGTGACTAAATtggatttatatattttgctaATTAATCAGAACCAAATCAATCTATTGACAAATAAACTTGTTGCACTTTTGCATCAATCTGGTTGTCATTTTCTAcaatttaacataaattaaacaaatttaagcaTTTTCCACTCTCATTTTCCCATCATATACCAACCTACCTAGTACCTACCAtcgatcaataataatataatttaagacatataataaaattaaacaacatatatataagcaacaatatatataattatcaaatacataatacaaataaattaaaagatatgAAACTAATTTTCAGCATCGCCATGCAGAAGCAGCGATAATGGCTCTGTCTTGCCACCCAAGCAACAAACAACCTTTATCCTCAGTTAACCTATAACCATCACATGAATACAAACCCAATAATATTCTTGACTGAGTCACTGCATTAGGACTTAGAGGCACTCCTTTGAACCCTTTCCCTTCCATTATCTTCCTCCATTTCTCCAACCTCTCATGTCTCTCTATTCTTTCCTCACCTTCACATGCCACGATGTTCCGAATCTCCGGTGCAAATATATACTGCTCTACCTTAGCCCTTGGTGCTGATTCCACAGGAAAAGTGGCGTCCAAGGAGTCGAAAATTGCGGAGTAGTAATGCAAAGCCTCGAGAAATCGGCCCAAAAAGTACGGTCCGTTATGGCTTGCTTCTTGCTCTACAAGTGTTACTATGTTTGGTGCTTGGTCTCTTATCATGGACAACAAGTTCCCGAGATGATTCCCGGGAACACGGTGGAGACGGTTAACGGTGTTAACCGCCAAAGCCTCGCCTACACGGCGGTTAAACATGTGTGGTTTAAGATCTTCAAGTTGTTCTCCAACAGGGTGGAATTCAAAGGGGATACGAAGAGAATGAGCTAATTCCGTTAAGCATCGTCCGGTTTCCCTAACTGATTCGATGCACGGCCCTACTCCAGTGATCCGGAGGAACGGAGCACCTCCGGGCCGTGCAGCCAATGCCTGCATGAATGCAGGCCATTGGTAGCCTTGAAGGATATCAAGGTCGATGACATGGACACGCTCTTCAGCCTCAAACGCCTCGAAAATGGCTTGGTTAGCGGTAAAGTGTGCGAATTTGATGTAAGGGCAAGCTTGGTAGACAATTTGGTATATCTTGAGGACTTCCATAGGGTTTGATGGGAAGGTAGATAAACATGATGATGAGGATGACGATGATAACGATGATGGTGCTAacttttttgttgatgatgactTGGTGGTTAGGGTTGCAGCAAGTCTTGCACTTAGAGATTCTGTGAAACATGAAGCTACTCGTTGCATGGAGTCACCTAGTGGTGTTACTACTCTATTGAGCTGGTGTAGGTACCTTCTTGCTAGCATGTATTCACCTTTTGCCACTGCTTCAGCACATGCTAGAAGCAAGTGCACTAATTGAAGTCCACTGTCTTGCTCCTACATATATTAGATATATATCTTTTAAgttcataaatcttcaaaagaaATCTAGTAAATTgcttaaaattatatttttctagaTCATGATTATTCAGATGTACATCAAGCATTAAACAATTATTACAAAAATCGAAGGCAGGCGGGCAATAAGCTGCGCTGGTAATCCTTTCTGGATGACATAACCAATATCATAAATACAACGTCCATAGACATAGAAGACACGACATTATTATGCATGACCTTACGAACTCTTTTTGGATGTACATCTTATAATAGATTGTCTATtgattatgttaatttattcaGTTAGGGATGGgataaaaaacttcaaattggaattaattaagattttaGGTGAACAAAGACAAAGGAAAGATTTTATTACCTGCTCAATTCCAATTTGAATAGGAACTGTTAGACTCTGTTGTTGAGCTTGCATCTTTTGATGTTTCTCTTGGTACCTTTCTTGTTGTAAAGCTTGTGAAAGAGAAGCACTAGCCATAGATCCCATTTGATGATAAATATCACTCTCTTGAGAAATTTGAGAAGAAGAATTACCACCATGTAAAAGAGTGGATTCTTCATTAACAGAAGCACCATAGCTTGAAGAATTTTGCATTGTTAAACTATCCAAAATTGTTGATATTGGAGTTTCCATGTCAAAACATTCAGAAGAAACCtttgttgatgaaaaatgatCAACATCACCTTGAAAATCTTCCAAGAACTCTTCAATAGCTGGCAATGAAAGATTCTCAACATGTTGCATATATTGATTATTTGGTGAATTAAATACTCTATGAAGTGGACTAAGTCCTTTCCCTTTTTGTTGGTTATTACTATTCAATGAACCAATTTGTGATGCAAAACGAGGTGGTGAACAACCTGATAGGCTTTGAATTTGCATGCCTTGAGCATAGTTATAGTTACAATTATTGTAAGTAGAAGCTTGAGGTGAATTAGGGTTAATGTTTCTAATTGGTGATGATATCATGAAATCATTATCTAAATGGTCATTGAAAAATGCTTCCCACATTGAACTATCTGGTGATTGGACTTCCACATCACCATCTAAATCAAATTTGAGAGATGGTAAGTTTAGGCTTTGTGGAGTAAGAACATTAATTTGCTCTAAATCACCACAAGAATTTGTGGCATTTTTCTTTGAGTGtgtatttgtttgatttgaagaatTGGGTTGAAGACATTTTTCTTTGAGGGAATTTGAGCTTCCACAAAGTGAATTGATCATTTTTTTCCCacccttttttatttgttaaatttctTTGCTCACTCTTAATAGAACAAAAATATGATAAGCTATTATTTTGTGAAAATGCTTTTGCTTCTTTTGAATCTAAAATTCTAAGCAAGTGAAATTTTCACTAAGGCTCTTAGGATATACTAGTCTTGTGGACTATGGTTGGTTTATGGAAAGAGCAATGTCtatgttttctccctttttatTTAGATGGAATGTAAATGAGTAcaaattttatgagaaaattatGATAGGAAGAGACAACACTTAATTCCAAGAGTGTGATTGGAAGTTTGTTTTTGATTATCTCATTTCATGTAGTGTTAAGAGAGTGTGCTGGATTTTCAGAGGcttattttttgtcatttataaaCCTGTTTTAACTGTTTCTAAAAGAGGACAAAAACCTGTTTGAGTAGACCCCACTTTATTTGGGCCGGCCCATCTATTTACAAGGTTCTTTTTATACCCAcctttgcaataaaaaaaatcacctaTAAACATGAAATAATACTATGAGCTATTATACAGGTAAATAGGTTGCTTGGAACAGGTGAAACTTGCACCTAAATAATAACGTTACAACTGTaatatgaaagatattttctatttttttattaactctTCGGTTTTCAggaaaaatgatgatgattttgtgattgttttaacttttaattttttattttaagaggtTTTAAATAGTTAGAACGTAACTTTATAACCCTAAATGAAAGAGTTTGAATCCCACCTTAAGAGTTGTAATATGACAATTAGTATCAcgattattaataaaatttactctttcccaatttttttttgttttaaaatattattttttaaaatagaattcTTAGCTTTGATCCATTAAAATAGAATCATTTACTTTTCTCCCTAATTACTTTGGTTTTGGTCtctataatatttaatttatattttcattataaTATGTGAATTAAGATCGATGAAGATTGACTCGGTTGATAAATATTCAATTCATATTACAGATGGATGTGGGTTCAAATTTTGTGTACTATGTAAAGACTTTACGAGTAAAGATTTAACTCATTTAATCTTTATGATTTTCTAGACCTGGAGGGCAACTGAGATGCAACtcatctgaatttttttctagtaaatcaaaataaatatgaacGCAAGATATGGGGCAAAGTGAACGTGgaaactcaattcaaatttattattggCACTAAAACACACTTTTAAAAAGGGATTTCGATTAATTGCGATTTTGGTTAACTTATTTTCATTAGGAAAATTGGtcctttttttaatcaaaaagttTTTGGTTCCTTGGTTAGGAATAAAAATCAGAATACAGTGATGTGGCAATTTTTTATTGACCTGGCATAAAATATTGTGATGTGATATCATTCAAATCAATTTATAATATACAGATTTTATGTCATGTCAATAAAGAGTATGTCCATAAATACTTTTTGTTTCTAAAATCTTGAATGAGAAACTAAAAAATTGAtcttaaaaggaaaattaattcCATAAACGAATGAAAATAGAGGGACTAAACTTGcgaccaaatcaaaatttttaaatgtaacaaaaaataatcaaaagatTTTAAAGGCATGCTCTTGATATTGAAATAATATAACATGTCAAAACTTTTCttattactataaaaaaaaaaaaaaatcttacaaatcaacaacaatacaaataatatatatttttggtagaagacaaataataaaaaaaaataattgaaaaaagtttAATTGAGTTAGATTTCAGGATTCATCAGGGTTGGAACACACCTCAAAGctcaatagtatatataaagaTACTTACAAATTATCCATCAACGATTGAAATTGAACTCGCGCCTTTGTTAGATTTAGACAAACTCCTTACCAACCAAAATAGCCTTAATAGACtataaaatatacactttagTATGTTCATCTATGAGTTCATCATTGCATCATAaccatgttaaaaaaaagtccataaaatactactccctccatATTTTAGTATAAGtcattttagaaagaaaaaaatgttttgatttaattataaGTCGCTTTACAATATTATTACAtcattaatgaatttttttcatatctttATCATTTAGTACTATTGTTTCTTTCCAttattttaatatctttttcacatcattaataaaaaataattttataaaatcattcacaatttttttttcgaatACAAATTTACCACATTTTTAAATATgtgtaaaaatatcaaaataacttataataaAATACGGAGGAAATAGCTAATATTATAATGGTATGGGTAcgcataatattattttttttagtcgcacacaatgaaataatattaaagTAGGGTATCGTGTTGACAATTTCTTGGAAAAATCAAGgaagaataaataatataaaagagaaaatgaaaggtgGTAAAAAGGACAAGAAAAGG containing:
- the LOC11438339 gene encoding GRAS family protein RAM1, whose amino-acid sequence is MINSLCGSSNSLKEKCLQPNSSNQTNTHSKKNATNSCGDLEQINVLTPQSLNLPSLKFDLDGDVEVQSPDSSMWEAFFNDHLDNDFMISSPIRNINPNSPQASTYNNCNYNYAQGMQIQSLSGCSPPRFASQIGSLNSNNQQKGKGLSPLHRVFNSPNNQYMQHVENLSLPAIEEFLEDFQGDVDHFSSTKVSSECFDMETPISTILDSLTMQNSSSYGASVNEESTLLHGGNSSSQISQESDIYHQMGSMASASLSQALQQERYQEKHQKMQAQQQSLTVPIQIGIEQEQDSGLQLVHLLLACAEAVAKGEYMLARRYLHQLNRVVTPLGDSMQRVASCFTESLSARLAATLTTKSSSTKKLAPSSLSSSSSSSCLSTFPSNPMEVLKIYQIVYQACPYIKFAHFTANQAIFEAFEAEERVHVIDLDILQGYQWPAFMQALAARPGGAPFLRITGVGPCIESVRETGRCLTELAHSLRIPFEFHPVGEQLEDLKPHMFNRRVGEALAVNTVNRLHRVPGNHLGNLLSMIRDQAPNIVTLVEQEASHNGPYFLGRFLEALHYYSAIFDSLDATFPVESAPRAKVEQYIFAPEIRNIVACEGEERIERHERLEKWRKIMEGKGFKGVPLSPNAVTQSRILLGLYSCDGYRLTEDKGCLLLGWQDRAIIAASAWRC